A section of the Sebastes fasciatus isolate fSebFas1 chromosome 5, fSebFas1.pri, whole genome shotgun sequence genome encodes:
- the ccdc50a gene encoding coiled-coil domain-containing protein 50 isoform X1, translated as MAESTVSIDKNKLPGVKEVCRDFAVLEDHCLAYNLQEQEIESHLASNVNKSRLVQTDLQVAKKLQEEEDLRAKGQNQKQHVDIERQDNEIAQEIQDQLVRQAEQQRQQEEKDAAIARKLQEKEMKEERRRQKQLEANFEEEYFEDHGAERRPLDLDKPARHKSSSPGRHDANAHRDHSPDYSSTEPKRSRYPRQDPAAPHSRSRYPEHHLVAEGGRSRHADPYPEHLVPHRGKHGDRYPDYEPTETGRARVPRGEDTERVVRRKERPTRPPPPQSTIERDKAWDRKGDRHHERDRGRDLEWERHMGREQQRRDREQDPRVGRAGGRERERSRERVLSGDRQREKDRQRQKDKDRQRARTRSTERVLEEEPGHSRDLPKEGRSSWEEEGDAGERERRAGGRQRVHSGPDEVFDEPDERGGGPGRERSQSHTNGETGRIVHRGSGAVIAETEYGVSEATKGLTKLDIREQELKDMEVARKMQEEEIKASKMHVRAAQVAQDEEIARLLMEKEKKEYRKNQERETDREREKEKERERERMAMERRRPEGDHRPNSEEVVRPRTRDEHEHQRQRNHHNNKPDRTPQPHAHDYENVNSSYGYSDHHAPPRAPTRPEAAHKGAYYKR; from the exons TCGAGAGCCACTTGGCGTCCAACGTCAATAAGAGCCGTCTGGTGCAGACGGACCTGCAGGTGGCCAagaagctgcaggaggaggaggatctgaGGGCCAAGGGCCAGAACCAGAAACAGCACGTTGACAT CGAGCGTCAAGACAATGAGATCGCCCAGGAGATTCAGGATCAACTGGTCCGACAGGCAGAACAACAGCGACAACAGGAAGAGAAGGATGcg gccatagcTCGTAAgctgcaggagaaggagatgaaagaggagaggaggagacagaagcAGCTGGAAGCAAACTTTGAGGAGGAGTACTTTGAGGATCACGGAG CTGAAAGACGACCACTTGACTTGGACAAACCCGCCCGCCACAAATCAAGTTCCCCAGGCCGACATGACGCAAACGCACATCGTGATCACTCCCCAGATTATAGCTCGACCGAGCCCAAAAGGAGCAGGTACCCAAGGCAGGACCCAGCAGCACCCCACAGCCGATCCAGATACCCTGAGCACCACCTAGTGGCAGAAGGAGGGCGAAGCAGACATGCAGATCCGTACCCAGAGCACCTGGTGCCCCATAGAGGCAAGCATGGGGACAGGTACCCAGACTATGAGCCCACAGAGACCGGCAGAGCCAGGGTCCCACGGggggaggacacagagagagtggtgaggaggaaagagagaccaACCAGGCCACCTCCACCACAAAGCACCATAGAGAGAGACAAGGCCTGGGACAGAAAAGGGGACAGGCATCATGAACGAGACAGGGGCAGAGACCTGGAATGGGAGAGGCACATGGgaagagagcagcagaggagagacagggagcAGGACCCTAGAGTGGGGAGagctggaggaagagagagggaaagatcCAGAGAAAGAGTACTGAGtggggacagacagagagagaaagacaggcagagacagaaagacaaagacagacaaCGAGCGAGGACCAGGAGCACGGAGAGAGTGCTTGAGGAGGAGCCGGGGCACAGCAGGGACTTGCCCAAGGAGGGCAGGTCTTCttgggaggaggaaggggatgctggtgagagggagaggagggccGGAGGCCGGCAGCGTGTCCACTCCGGCCCCGACGAGGTGTTTGACGAGCCGGATGAGCGGGGCGGGGGTCCCGGCAGGGAACGCAGTCAGTCCCACACCAACGGAGAGACAG GTCGTATCGTGCACCGAGGGAGCGGAGCAGTGATTGCAGAAACTGAGTACGGAGTGAGCGAGGCCACCAAGGGTTTGACGAAGCTGGATATCCGCGAGCAGGAGCTGAAGGACATGGAGGTGGCCAGGAAAATGCAAGAGGAGGAAATCAAG GCCAGCAAGATGCATGTGCGTGCAGCCCAAGTGGCGCAGGATGAG GAAATCGCCCGACTGCTGatggaaaaagagaagaaggagTACAGGAAGAACCAAGAAAGGGAGACCGATAGAGAGcgggagaaagagaaggagcgagagagggagagaatggCAATGGAAAGGaggcggccggagggagaccaCCGG CCAAACTCGGAGGAAGTAGTCCGGCCCAGAACACGAGATGAGCATGAACACCAGAGGCAGAGGaaccaccacaacaacaagCCTGACAG gaCTCCTCAGCCTCATGCACACGACTATGAGAATGTGAACTCTAGCTACGGCTACTCGGACCACCACGCTCCCCCTCGCGCTCCCACCAGACCTGAGGCTGCTCACAAAG GTGCCTATTACAAGCGGTGA